The following proteins are co-located in the Leptodactylus fuscus isolate aLepFus1 chromosome 8, aLepFus1.hap2, whole genome shotgun sequence genome:
- the LOC142216675 gene encoding sulfotransferase 1C2-like isoform X2, translating into MDPKLLEKIEEEMKNINIKMGEIQGIMLPESTIEIWEKICNFQAREDDILIATYPKAGTTWMQEIVDLIMLNGDVEKSMRAPCFVKVPFIDLNAKPMKSVDSADAMESPRIIKTHFPIQLMPPSFWEKNVKVIYVARNAKDCMVSYFYFQRMNKSLPDPGTWNEYFSAFTAGNVPWGSWFDHVIGWWKAKDEHQILYVFYEDMIEDPRREIRKISKFLGKELTEEVLDIIQHHTSFNAMKENPMTNCSILPSFVFDQSVSSFIRKGIVGDWKNHFLVTQNTIFDEEYKKRMEGSGLNFRTEL; encoded by the exons ATGGATCCAAAATTATTGGAGAAAATAGAAGAGGAGATGAAGAACATAAACATTAAAATGGGGGAGATCCAGGGTATCATGCTGCCCGAAAGCACTATTGAGATCTGGGAGAAGATCTGCAACTTCCAAGCACGGGAAGACGATATCCTGATCGCTACCTATCCTAAAGCGG GGACTACATGGATGCAGGAGATTGTGGACCTAATAATGCTAAACGGAGACGTAGAGAAGAGCATGCGGGCTCCGTGCTTTGTCAAGGTGCCCTTCATAGACCTAAATGCAAAGCCAATGAAGTCAG TGGACTCCGCTGATGCCATGGAGTCACCGCGCATCATAAAAACTCATTTTCCAATACAGCTTATGCCACCATCTTTTTGGGAGAAGAATGTCAAg GTAATTTATGTAGCTCGAAACGCCAAAGACTGCATGGTGTCCTATTTCTACTTCCAGAGGATGAACAAGAGTCTGCCAGATCCTGGGACCTGGAATGAATACTTCTCAGCATTCACGGCTGGAAATG TTCCTTGGGGAAGTTGGTTTGACCATGTCATCGGATGGTGGAAAGCAAAAGACGAACACCAGATTCTCTATGTCTTCTATGAAGACATGATCGAG GACCCAAGGAGAGAAATAAGAAAAATATCAAAGTTTCTAGGCAAGGAGTTGACCGAAGAAGTTCTGGATATTATTCAACACCACACGTCATTCAATGCCATGAAGGAGAACCCAATGACCAATTGCAGCATCCTGCCATCATTTGTATTTGACCAGTCCGTCTCGTCCTTCATAAGGAAAG GTATAGTTGGTGACTGGAAGAATCATTTCTTGGTGACCCAAAATACAATATTCGATGAAGAATACAAGAAGAGGATGGAGGGGAGCGGGCTCAACTTCCGCACCGAGCTAtga
- the LOC142216675 gene encoding sulfotransferase 1C2-like isoform X1 has protein sequence MDPKLLEKIEEEMKNINIKMGEIQGIMLPESTIEIWEKICNFQAREDDILIATYPKAGTTWMQEIVDLIMLNGDVEKSMRAPCFVKVPFIDLNAKPMKSGVDSADAMESPRIIKTHFPIQLMPPSFWEKNVKVIYVARNAKDCMVSYFYFQRMNKSLPDPGTWNEYFSAFTAGNVPWGSWFDHVIGWWKAKDEHQILYVFYEDMIEDPRREIRKISKFLGKELTEEVLDIIQHHTSFNAMKENPMTNCSILPSFVFDQSVSSFIRKGIVGDWKNHFLVTQNTIFDEEYKKRMEGSGLNFRTEL, from the exons ATGGATCCAAAATTATTGGAGAAAATAGAAGAGGAGATGAAGAACATAAACATTAAAATGGGGGAGATCCAGGGTATCATGCTGCCCGAAAGCACTATTGAGATCTGGGAGAAGATCTGCAACTTCCAAGCACGGGAAGACGATATCCTGATCGCTACCTATCCTAAAGCGG GGACTACATGGATGCAGGAGATTGTGGACCTAATAATGCTAAACGGAGACGTAGAGAAGAGCATGCGGGCTCCGTGCTTTGTCAAGGTGCCCTTCATAGACCTAAATGCAAAGCCAATGAAGTCAG GAGTGGACTCCGCTGATGCCATGGAGTCACCGCGCATCATAAAAACTCATTTTCCAATACAGCTTATGCCACCATCTTTTTGGGAGAAGAATGTCAAg GTAATTTATGTAGCTCGAAACGCCAAAGACTGCATGGTGTCCTATTTCTACTTCCAGAGGATGAACAAGAGTCTGCCAGATCCTGGGACCTGGAATGAATACTTCTCAGCATTCACGGCTGGAAATG TTCCTTGGGGAAGTTGGTTTGACCATGTCATCGGATGGTGGAAAGCAAAAGACGAACACCAGATTCTCTATGTCTTCTATGAAGACATGATCGAG GACCCAAGGAGAGAAATAAGAAAAATATCAAAGTTTCTAGGCAAGGAGTTGACCGAAGAAGTTCTGGATATTATTCAACACCACACGTCATTCAATGCCATGAAGGAGAACCCAATGACCAATTGCAGCATCCTGCCATCATTTGTATTTGACCAGTCCGTCTCGTCCTTCATAAGGAAAG GTATAGTTGGTGACTGGAAGAATCATTTCTTGGTGACCCAAAATACAATATTCGATGAAGAATACAAGAAGAGGATGGAGGGGAGCGGGCTCAACTTCCGCACCGAGCTAtga
- the LOC142216675 gene encoding sulfotransferase 1C1-like isoform X3 encodes MDPKLLEKIEEEMKNINIKMGEIQGIMLPESTIEIWEKICNFQAREDDILIATYPKAGTTWMQEIVDLIMLNGDVEKSMRAPCFVKVPFIDLNAKPMKSVPWGSWFDHVIGWWKAKDEHQILYVFYEDMIEDPRREIRKISKFLGKELTEEVLDIIQHHTSFNAMKENPMTNCSILPSFVFDQSVSSFIRKGIVGDWKNHFLVTQNTIFDEEYKKRMEGSGLNFRTEL; translated from the exons ATGGATCCAAAATTATTGGAGAAAATAGAAGAGGAGATGAAGAACATAAACATTAAAATGGGGGAGATCCAGGGTATCATGCTGCCCGAAAGCACTATTGAGATCTGGGAGAAGATCTGCAACTTCCAAGCACGGGAAGACGATATCCTGATCGCTACCTATCCTAAAGCGG GGACTACATGGATGCAGGAGATTGTGGACCTAATAATGCTAAACGGAGACGTAGAGAAGAGCATGCGGGCTCCGTGCTTTGTCAAGGTGCCCTTCATAGACCTAAATGCAAAGCCAATGAAGTCAG TTCCTTGGGGAAGTTGGTTTGACCATGTCATCGGATGGTGGAAAGCAAAAGACGAACACCAGATTCTCTATGTCTTCTATGAAGACATGATCGAG GACCCAAGGAGAGAAATAAGAAAAATATCAAAGTTTCTAGGCAAGGAGTTGACCGAAGAAGTTCTGGATATTATTCAACACCACACGTCATTCAATGCCATGAAGGAGAACCCAATGACCAATTGCAGCATCCTGCCATCATTTGTATTTGACCAGTCCGTCTCGTCCTTCATAAGGAAAG GTATAGTTGGTGACTGGAAGAATCATTTCTTGGTGACCCAAAATACAATATTCGATGAAGAATACAAGAAGAGGATGGAGGGGAGCGGGCTCAACTTCCGCACCGAGCTAtga
- the CLN3 gene encoding battenin, with protein sequence MEERRMNSRGSSSDSDSEEEVDVGAAPPEPQPEGHSPWRNLSAFWLLGLCNNFAYVVMLSAAHDILKTETNQTATLNTTNSSRYDCNQISTAAVLLADILPTLIIKFTAPFYIHQIPYNYRVSLCIVTASASFLIVSFSAHIAVSLLGVVFASISSGLGEITFLSLTAYFYSDVVSWWSSGTGGAGILGALSYLGLTEAGLSPRSSLLVMLIVPALLFISYFILLLPPSSLPRWKFPADNSIVNTSDRRPLLGESSSELDSHRTMSDKWKIVKSLLKYMLPLSIVYFAEYFINQGLYELIYFPNIKMSHSAQYRWYQMLYQAGVFVSRSSVRCCKIRYIWILACLQCGLAIFLIVGVAYLFLPSLTLPGIFIIIIFEGLLGGAAYVNTFNNIAVESKPEDQEFAMSVACVSDTLGISLSGAIAIPVHNYFCGLS encoded by the exons atggaggagagaaggatgAACAGCCGGGGCAGCAGCTCTGACTCTGACTCTGAAG AGGAGGTGGATGTTGGCGCAGCGCCACCTGAACCCCAGCCGGAGGGTCACTCTCCCTGGAGGAACCTGTCCGCTTTCTG GTTACTGGGTCTATGTAATAACTTTGCCTATGTGGTGATGCTGAGCGCCGCACATGACATCCTTAAGACGGAGACCAATCAGACGGCAACC CTTAACACGACAAACTCCAGCCGATACGACTGCAATCAGATCTCCACCGCT GCCGTCCTCCTGGCTGATATACTGCCCACCCTCATAATAAAGTTTACTGCTCCATTCTACATCCACCAGATTCCATACAA TTACAGGGTGTCTCTGTGCATTGTCACGGCATCTGCCAGCTTCTTAATTGTGTCGTTCTCTGCGCACATTGCTGTTAGTTTGCTGG GTGTGGTTTTCGCCAGTATATCGTCTGGTTTGGGAGAAATCACATTCCTCAGCCTCACCGCTTACTTCTACAG TGATGTGGTGTCCTGGTGGTCTTCTGGTACTGGTGGTGCAGGGATCCTGGGTGCTCTCTCTTATCTCGGCCTCACAGAGGCTGGACTGTCTCCCCGGAGCTCTTTGCTGGTCATGCTTATTGTCCCGGCCCTGCTCTTCATTAG TTACTTCATCCTCCTGCTCCCCCCATCATCTCTACCTCGATGGAAGTTTCCTGCAGATAATAGCATAGTGAACACATCTGACCGGCGCCCCCTATTAGGGGAATCCTCCTCAG AGTTGGACTCCCATCGGACAATGTCTGACAAGTGGAAGATCGTCAAG TCTCTCTTGAAGTACATGCTCCCCTTATCCATCGTCTACTTTGCAGAATACTTCATAAACCAGGGCCTG TATGAGTTGATTTACTTTCCAAACATCAAGATGAGCCATTCAGCACAGTACCGGTG GTACCAGATGCTGTATCAGGCGGGGGTGTTTGTGTCGCGCTCCTCAGTCCGATGCTGTAAGATCAGATACATCTGGATCCTCGCTTGTCTTCAG TGTGGACTCGCCATCTTTCTCATCGTGGGAGTGGCCTATTTATTCCTCCCGAGCCTGACGCTGCCGGGCATCTTCATAATTATCATATTCGAGGGTCTGCTGGGGGGCGCTGCATATGTCAACACTTTCAATAACATTGCAGTTGAG AGTAAACCAGAAGACCAGGAATTCGCCATGTCGGTTGCCTGCGTGTCGGACACCCTGGGGATATCATTGTCTGGAGCCATCGCTATACCCGTCCACAACTACTTCTGTGGCCTGTCATGA